The Pseudomonadota bacterium genome includes a region encoding these proteins:
- a CDS encoding cytochrome c biogenesis protein, with product MISAQILFKTAAVFYGLSLVSALVFRKKPITVLIFMLAALAANAASLTLRYLAAWPMLPMYLGPVALPFCLGILSIFNKKNYENNTVFRLILFLILFLSLTAVFFPKDFYMPFIKSKTVLSHLFLLFGVTGKSCFLTGSAWAIAGFIGSKRKQGKNETRKSIIGILTYRIIPVLQSRYFLQCSMRWIVWGFSLLTLSMFSGELWSYIGWGTPVVWDDAAITTTMAIWFFYICLLHLHHTGTWTPQARGCYAASGVFLILGLNSIPDLGPFRWPF from the coding sequence ATGATTTCCGCTCAGATCCTTTTCAAAACCGCCGCTGTTTTCTATGGTTTAAGCCTTGTAAGTGCACTTGTTTTCAGGAAAAAGCCTATAACCGTTTTGATTTTTATGCTAGCGGCTCTGGCCGCCAATGCAGCCTCCCTTACTTTGCGCTATCTTGCAGCGTGGCCTATGCTGCCCATGTACTTAGGGCCAGTTGCTTTGCCGTTTTGTCTGGGAATACTGTCGATATTTAATAAAAAAAATTATGAAAACAACACAGTTTTTCGTTTAATTCTTTTTCTGATTTTGTTTTTGTCTTTAACAGCCGTATTTTTCCCCAAAGATTTTTATATGCCGTTTATCAAATCAAAAACCGTTTTGTCCCACTTGTTTCTGCTATTCGGTGTAACCGGCAAGAGTTGTTTTCTTACCGGATCGGCCTGGGCAATAGCGGGGTTTATCGGCAGTAAAAGAAAACAAGGAAAAAACGAAACCAGGAAAAGCATTATCGGTATCCTGACCTATCGTATTATTCCCGTTTTACAATCCCGGTATTTTCTTCAGTGTTCTATGCGTTGGATAGTTTGGGGATTTTCACTCCTGACCCTTTCAATGTTTTCCGGCGAACTGTGGTCATATATAGGATGGGGCACGCCGGTAGTCTGGGATGATGCAGCCATTACCACTACTATGGCCATCTGGTTTTTTTACATCTGCCTGCTCCACCTTCATCATACAGGAACCTGGACGCCCCAAGCCCGCGGTTGTTATGCCGCATCAGGTGTATTTTTGATTTTAGGATTAAACAGTATACCGGATTTAGGTCCCTTTCGATGGCCGTTTTAA
- a CDS encoding tetratricopeptide repeat protein: MTKIFFHKCAIGIILVVLLLPVALHAGEHTEFKKLPLAVRMVLSKINPMLEKKEYQHAEKTLQTFLARGGPLPESGEQDPRGYHHCEIYFTLGNCYLLQEQYKSAIKAYDRAVTRNTSHAFAWLNMAKACYELQQYSRAAHCFLKGYENAEEKNPEYLYFSAAANLMAKDYQRSIKVFELLLAAHTDAVKPEWKENLVHALLADDQARRALPYIRELAHIYTGDKQIQWQEILLYQYVQLNMSAEALDLALTLTGQAPTVEKWWKALVNIRLNDGQYEEALAALTMYAFLTPLTFEEKKLLADLSLQVGIPVKAVPVYETCLKEKADKQILQHLAMTYLQLGNPETALEVMNKFRLTPEDKDLMMLKGELLYALKQYDKAAEAYLLAARDKGPKSGHAWLMAGYAAWQINDFPASRKAFTKASGYDREKKAAISALNQLKGNFMP, translated from the coding sequence GTGACTAAGATATTTTTTCATAAATGTGCTATCGGTATAATATTAGTAGTTTTACTGCTGCCTGTGGCATTGCATGCAGGAGAACACACAGAGTTTAAAAAACTCCCCCTGGCCGTGCGCATGGTGTTGAGCAAGATAAACCCCATGTTGGAAAAAAAAGAATACCAACACGCTGAAAAAACTCTTCAAACCTTCCTTGCTCGTGGTGGCCCGTTACCGGAAAGCGGCGAACAAGATCCCAGAGGCTATCATCATTGTGAAATATACTTTACTCTGGGTAATTGTTACTTATTGCAGGAACAGTATAAATCAGCGATAAAAGCCTATGACCGGGCCGTAACCAGAAATACTTCTCATGCTTTCGCATGGCTGAACATGGCCAAGGCCTGTTATGAACTGCAACAATACTCCCGTGCCGCACATTGCTTTCTTAAAGGTTATGAAAACGCCGAAGAAAAAAATCCCGAATATCTTTATTTCAGTGCAGCCGCTAACCTTATGGCAAAAGACTATCAGCGTTCCATTAAAGTATTTGAACTGTTGCTTGCCGCACATACTGACGCCGTTAAACCGGAATGGAAAGAAAACCTGGTGCATGCCCTGCTGGCTGATGATCAGGCCCGGCGTGCGTTGCCTTACATTCGGGAACTTGCGCATATCTACACTGGTGACAAACAGATTCAATGGCAGGAAATTTTGCTTTATCAATATGTTCAGCTCAACATGTCTGCCGAAGCACTGGATCTGGCGCTGACTTTAACCGGGCAGGCCCCTACAGTGGAGAAATGGTGGAAGGCTCTGGTCAACATCCGTCTGAATGACGGGCAATACGAAGAGGCTTTGGCAGCCTTGACCATGTACGCCTTTTTAACTCCTTTAACGTTTGAGGAAAAAAAGCTTCTGGCCGATTTAAGTCTTCAGGTTGGCATACCTGTAAAGGCCGTACCGGTATATGAAACCTGTCTGAAAGAAAAAGCGGATAAACAAATTTTGCAGCATCTTGCTATGACCTATCTGCAACTCGGAAATCCTGAGACTGCGCTTGAAGTAATGAATAAATTCAGACTGACCCCGGAAGATAAAGATTTAATGATGTTAAAAGGTGAGCTGCTTTATGCGTTGAAGCAATACGACAAAGCCGCAGAAGCTTACCTGTTGGCGGCCCGGGACAAAGGCCCCAAATCAGGTCACGCCTGGCTTATGGCCGGCTATGCCGCCTGGCAGATAAATGATTTCCCCGCCAGCCGGAAAGCATTTACCAAAGCTTCCGGATATGACCGGGAAAAAAAGGCTGCCATTTCAGCTTTGAACCAGCTTAAGGGAAATTTTATGCCATGA